The following are encoded together in the Pedobacter steynii genome:
- a CDS encoding SusD/RagB family nutrient-binding outer membrane lipoprotein, with translation MKHIRVNKILSLCAIAALVLSTASCKKFLDVNETPNNPLDVPPSVVLPGALVGSAFANSNELNRFGSVLIDVTAGAGNSPLRWDRYNTDGDDFGNQWRLEIYDAALINYKKIIENEGKYQSPIYSGISKIMMAYTFGMTTDCWGDIPYSDALRGNDATQPKIDTQKDIYLGNANVQGLFDLIKEGIKDLDKQGLLKPKTDDVVYGGDLTKWKKAGNTLLLKLALQISLVEPVKAKAIIDEVLASDSYIKNNNENLEVKFGAAVGSRSPVYEYTRISAFRTDQLISTRFLTRLQETNDPRLTAFITKPGANYVTVDNGFAGTVPAFGTRSQLGDYVTGVNGEGPVRLVSNWQRAFILAEAALRLGTAGDPQALYTEGITESMKSAGVSDANIAAFFTANPTIATLTGNNEAKIKQIINQKYISLIGNGFEQWTDWRRTGYPDLLPHQNAVGIDGTRPVRLQYISQEIQRNPNFKTGILPNVKVWWDVN, from the coding sequence TGAGCACAGCATCTTGTAAGAAATTTCTTGATGTTAATGAAACGCCTAACAATCCTCTGGATGTTCCTCCTTCGGTAGTCTTGCCAGGAGCACTTGTGGGTTCGGCATTCGCAAATTCTAACGAATTGAACAGATTCGGTTCTGTGCTGATTGATGTCACTGCAGGTGCGGGCAATAGCCCTTTAAGATGGGATAGATACAATACGGATGGTGATGATTTTGGAAACCAATGGCGTCTTGAAATATACGACGCTGCGTTGATAAATTATAAAAAAATTATCGAAAATGAAGGTAAATATCAGTCGCCGATTTATTCAGGAATCTCAAAGATAATGATGGCTTATACTTTTGGCATGACAACGGATTGCTGGGGAGATATTCCATATTCAGACGCGTTAAGAGGAAATGATGCCACTCAACCAAAAATAGATACTCAAAAGGATATTTATTTGGGGAACGCAAATGTTCAGGGCCTCTTTGATCTGATAAAAGAGGGGATCAAGGATCTCGATAAGCAAGGGTTGCTAAAACCTAAAACTGACGATGTGGTTTATGGCGGAGATCTTACAAAATGGAAAAAAGCTGGAAATACACTCTTGCTTAAATTGGCACTTCAAATCAGTTTGGTTGAACCCGTAAAAGCAAAAGCGATTATAGATGAAGTGCTGGCTTCTGATAGTTATATCAAGAATAATAATGAAAACCTGGAAGTTAAGTTTGGTGCAGCTGTTGGTAGCAGAAGTCCTGTTTATGAGTATACAAGGATTAGTGCTTTTAGAACGGATCAATTGATTAGTACCAGATTTTTAACACGATTGCAGGAGACAAACGACCCTAGGTTAACTGCCTTCATTACTAAGCCGGGAGCAAACTACGTAACTGTGGATAACGGTTTTGCAGGAACGGTTCCTGCTTTTGGAACGCGTTCTCAGCTTGGTGATTATGTAACCGGAGTAAATGGAGAAGGGCCGGTAAGGTTAGTTTCCAACTGGCAACGCGCATTTATTCTTGCCGAAGCAGCGTTGAGGTTAGGGACTGCTGGTGATCCGCAGGCATTGTATACGGAAGGGATAACGGAATCGATGAAATCTGCCGGAGTGTCTGATGCAAATATAGCTGCTTTCTTTACGGCGAATCCGACTATTGCAACGTTAACAGGGAATAATGAAGCTAAAATAAAACAGATTATCAATCAAAAATATATCTCCTTGATTGGAAATGGATTTGAGCAATGGACAGACTGGAGAAGAACAGGTTATCCTGATTTATTGCCACATCAGAATGCAGTTGGTATAGATGGAACCCGTCCGGTTAGGCTACAGTACATCAGTCAGGAGATACAACGTAATCCTAATTTTAAAACAGGTATTTTGCCAAATGTAAAAGTTTGGTGGGATGTAAACTAA
- a CDS encoding PepSY-associated TM helix domain-containing protein, which produces MLFKKINAWFHLWLGLASGIIVFIISLTGCVLVFEQEIKDLTQPWTKVVAQDESKLMPPSKIREALSVTLPGKEIHSIWYHGLSKSAHIDLESDSVLYVNPYTAEILAIEDHDDIFHFMDEGHRHLWMEGKIGRQIVGWGTFIFFFLMISGLILWFPKKWSKTNVDKSFKIKWSARFKRLNYDLHNVLGFYSLLLGLLMAATGLIMSFSWFSKGVYWLAGGKVTERKKPAEIIPYPQNTVHFQIDKAWLKVRKEIAEHNVNDIIVGFPDEPDESIYVCTDMVNGHWRDLFIDPNTLELLPQSRARVSELPFANWLRTVNYGLHVGAIGGLTTKILYFIASLICASLPITGFYVWWHRKKKSKKKKMIPQV; this is translated from the coding sequence ATGTTGTTTAAAAAGATAAATGCCTGGTTCCACCTCTGGCTTGGACTAGCCTCGGGGATCATCGTGTTCATTATTAGTCTTACTGGCTGCGTGTTGGTATTTGAACAGGAAATTAAAGACCTGACACAACCCTGGACTAAGGTTGTAGCACAGGATGAAAGTAAGTTGATGCCTCCGTCTAAAATCCGGGAGGCGCTATCTGTAACGCTGCCAGGAAAAGAGATCCATTCCATTTGGTACCATGGTTTAAGTAAATCTGCCCATATTGACCTGGAATCTGATTCTGTGCTTTATGTAAATCCATACACCGCCGAAATTCTTGCCATAGAAGATCATGATGACATCTTTCATTTCATGGACGAGGGGCACCGTCATTTATGGATGGAAGGAAAGATCGGTCGTCAGATTGTAGGCTGGGGTACGTTCATCTTTTTTTTCCTGATGATTAGTGGGCTGATCTTATGGTTTCCAAAAAAGTGGAGCAAGACCAATGTAGATAAAAGCTTTAAAATTAAATGGTCTGCCCGCTTTAAGCGGCTCAATTATGATTTACATAATGTATTGGGTTTTTATTCTTTGCTTCTGGGCCTTTTAATGGCAGCAACAGGATTGATCATGAGTTTCTCCTGGTTTTCAAAAGGGGTATACTGGCTGGCTGGTGGAAAAGTTACAGAACGAAAAAAACCGGCTGAGATCATTCCTTATCCCCAGAATACGGTACACTTTCAGATAGATAAGGCCTGGTTGAAAGTTAGAAAAGAAATTGCAGAACATAATGTAAATGACATCATTGTAGGGTTTCCCGACGAACCTGATGAGTCGATTTATGTTTGTACGGATATGGTTAACGGCCATTGGCGCGACTTATTTATAGACCCCAATACGCTGGAATTATTGCCGCAATCCAGGGCCAGGGTTTCTGAGCTTCCTTTTGCCAATTGGCTGCGCACGGTGAATTACGGGCTGCATGTCGGCGCTATCGGAGGGCTGACTACCAAAATACTCTACTTCATTGCCAGTTTGATTTGTGCGAGTTTGCCCATTACCGGGTTTTATGTCTGGTGGCACCGCAAAAAGAAGAGCAAGAAGAAGAAAATGATACCGCAAGTCTAA
- a CDS encoding transcriptional repressor — MIIVCIRAYQIMNKEPLNLPEEKAIVEQKDYAVNKLEEVFLRAREAKRSYLTPFDRLLLEFLYTEQVMITTEELWMALKREGVKISIATVQLCLNRFHRCGILEKQRLEGEKKHRYHFILSFSS, encoded by the coding sequence ATGATAATAGTATGTATAAGAGCTTACCAGATCATGAATAAAGAGCCGTTAAATTTACCAGAGGAAAAGGCAATCGTTGAGCAAAAGGATTATGCGGTTAATAAATTAGAAGAAGTATTTTTAAGAGCAAGGGAAGCAAAAAGATCTTATTTAACCCCTTTTGATCGTTTATTATTAGAGTTCCTTTATACCGAACAAGTAATGATCACTACGGAAGAGCTTTGGATGGCCCTCAAAAGAGAAGGGGTAAAAATCAGTATTGCTACCGTGCAGCTTTGTCTAAATAGATTTCATCGTTGCGGTATTCTTGAGAAACAAAGGCTGGAGGGCGAGAAAAAACATCGCTATCATTTTATTCTGTCTTTCAGCTCCTGA
- a CDS encoding porin family protein has product MKKLLLSLTIATAALTASAQTTPITFGVKAGATFPTVSMSESEGSDLKLNTSFYVGGTVDFAIGETFSIQPGITFLGKGFKMNSTETEEGVNVKTTIKSNVWHIEVPVNFLANIPVGDDKFFIGAGPYYGIAISGKNKAEGSATQDGQTVKISTSEDVDFGKDGSHKRGEFGVNFLGGYQLSNGFNIHAGYGLGLSNIAKDADGIKVKNRVLSVGVGFSF; this is encoded by the coding sequence ATGAAAAAACTACTACTATCACTAACAATTGCTACAGCTGCACTAACTGCTTCTGCTCAGACAACCCCAATTACTTTCGGAGTAAAAGCCGGAGCAACATTTCCTACTGTGTCGATGTCGGAATCAGAAGGCTCAGACCTAAAATTAAACACCTCTTTCTATGTAGGAGGTACTGTAGATTTTGCAATTGGAGAAACCTTCTCTATTCAGCCAGGAATCACCTTTTTAGGTAAAGGTTTTAAAATGAATTCTACTGAAACCGAAGAAGGGGTTAATGTAAAGACTACAATTAAGTCAAATGTATGGCACATTGAAGTTCCTGTAAATTTTCTTGCTAACATTCCTGTTGGCGATGATAAATTCTTTATAGGAGCAGGACCCTATTATGGAATCGCAATTTCCGGAAAAAACAAAGCAGAAGGAAGTGCAACACAAGATGGACAAACTGTGAAAATATCTACGTCGGAAGATGTTGATTTTGGCAAAGATGGCTCTCACAAACGTGGTGAATTCGGAGTAAACTTTTTAGGCGGTTATCAGCTAAGCAATGGCTTTAACATCCATGCTGGTTATGGATTAGGTTTAAGCAATATCGCTAAGGACGCTGATGGCATTAAAGTAAAAAACAGAGTGCTGTCAGTAGGTGTTGGTTTTTCTTTTTAA
- a CDS encoding outer membrane beta-barrel family protein: MKVVLSFLCLLICSLHVYAQSHRITGRLLDERDRPVSYAGIYLLKSQDSLKVATVMTDSLGYFHLNELSKGSYKVKISYVGYLGYTSHLLDLSGPHQVLSLGNIKLLEDKQLLRTVEIAASRPLIEQRLDRMVMNVENSVMAQGSTALELLSKAPGVTVDDKGEISLKGRPGTTVMINGKLTYLSGSQLANLLRGTASNTVSRIEIMANPSARYDAAGKGGIINILLKKNVKTGWNGNVSLNGGAGRGTHLGGGTDLNYRTEKLNLFGNYNYFYQNLKGYTHTDRTFFSDQQAAQFPSRISRQETVETAKLRSQNFRAGLDLFLDEKNTLGFLINGGVGKYPSIQTTKNGLYNGTGKELLWDTRTLTEGKERWEDMLYNINYLHRFSDSGHELTMDVDYVSHFSKMDQQLDTRYMDPSGAALRTPASRRGDLPSSNDIYVAKLDYTLPLGSSGKLDAGWKGSDVRTENNLKYDTLRNETYLPDHGTSNHFKYKEQIQAGYVNLKQAFGKFSVQIGLRGEYTFTKGHQITTDSLVSREYFKVFPSVFLNQELTENHKLQVGYSRRIERPSYWDLNPFRVYVDPFSYEEGNPYLHPAMVNSFEFGYSFKSKYHVNLTYSRSNNVISNIVGGFGQQNLTFLKPENLATFINYGLSITGSTDFTSWWTGTQFANLFRNEFNVDDKGSRTTLKGTSFTFDSQNSFKVGDSWKIELNGLYRSKELSGVFTTRGYYMIAAGAKKDLMQNKASINLMVNDIFKSVQYKESSNYGGIKTYSYGRPDSRSVILSFSYRFGAGPSAEKVRRTGSQELKDRIK; encoded by the coding sequence ATGAAAGTCGTACTGTCCTTTTTATGCCTGCTTATTTGTTCTCTCCATGTTTATGCTCAATCTCACCGTATAACAGGCCGGTTACTGGATGAACGGGATCGGCCTGTTTCCTATGCCGGAATTTACCTGTTAAAATCGCAGGACTCCTTAAAGGTTGCCACTGTTATGACCGATTCTCTGGGATACTTTCACTTGAACGAATTGTCCAAAGGAAGCTATAAAGTAAAAATCAGCTATGTAGGTTATCTGGGCTACACCAGTCATTTGTTAGATTTAAGTGGACCCCATCAGGTATTGTCCTTAGGAAATATTAAGCTATTAGAAGATAAACAGCTGCTCCGTACCGTAGAGATTGCTGCTTCCAGGCCTTTGATTGAGCAGCGCCTGGACCGAATGGTGATGAATGTAGAAAACAGTGTAATGGCCCAGGGAAGCACAGCATTGGAATTGTTATCCAAAGCTCCCGGAGTGACAGTTGATGATAAAGGCGAAATCAGTCTGAAAGGAAGACCAGGTACAACAGTAATGATCAATGGGAAGCTGACTTACCTATCGGGGAGCCAGCTGGCAAACCTGCTTCGTGGTACCGCATCAAATACAGTGTCCCGGATAGAAATTATGGCAAACCCATCTGCCCGTTATGATGCCGCGGGTAAAGGAGGGATCATCAATATCCTGTTAAAGAAAAATGTAAAAACGGGATGGAATGGAAATGTCTCTTTGAATGGAGGAGCAGGAAGGGGGACCCACCTTGGCGGAGGAACAGATCTAAACTACCGGACAGAAAAGCTAAACTTATTTGGGAACTATAATTATTTCTATCAGAATTTAAAAGGCTATACGCATACAGACCGGACCTTCTTTTCTGATCAGCAGGCTGCGCAGTTTCCTTCGAGAATTTCCAGACAGGAAACAGTAGAAACGGCAAAATTACGTTCTCAGAACTTTCGTGCCGGACTGGACCTGTTCCTCGATGAAAAGAATACCCTGGGCTTTCTGATCAACGGAGGTGTCGGAAAATATCCTTCTATTCAAACTACAAAAAACGGGTTATACAATGGTACGGGGAAGGAGCTGTTATGGGATACCAGAACGCTTACAGAAGGGAAAGAGCGGTGGGAAGATATGCTTTACAATATCAATTACCTCCACCGTTTTAGCGATAGCGGACATGAACTGACTATGGATGTAGATTATGTAAGTCATTTTTCTAAAATGGACCAGCAGCTGGATACCCGGTATATGGATCCTTCAGGGGCAGCATTGCGGACTCCGGCATCCAGAAGGGGAGATCTTCCCTCCAGCAATGATATATATGTGGCTAAGCTGGATTATACATTGCCATTGGGGAGCTCAGGAAAATTAGACGCAGGCTGGAAAGGGAGTGATGTCCGGACTGAAAATAATCTGAAATATGATACTTTAAGGAATGAGACTTATCTGCCGGATCATGGCACCAGTAACCACTTTAAATATAAAGAACAGATCCAGGCAGGCTATGTTAATCTAAAACAGGCTTTTGGGAAATTTAGTGTCCAGATCGGACTGAGAGGGGAGTATACTTTCACTAAGGGGCATCAGATCACTACAGATTCACTGGTAAGCCGAGAATATTTTAAAGTATTTCCCAGTGTCTTTCTAAATCAGGAACTGACAGAAAATCATAAGCTGCAGGTTGGTTACAGCAGAAGGATTGAGCGCCCGAGTTATTGGGACCTGAATCCTTTTAGAGTGTATGTAGACCCATTTAGTTATGAGGAAGGAAACCCTTATTTGCATCCAGCAATGGTAAATTCTTTTGAATTCGGGTACAGTTTTAAGTCAAAATATCATGTCAACCTCACTTATAGCCGCAGTAATAATGTGATCAGCAATATTGTAGGCGGTTTTGGTCAGCAAAACCTGACCTTTTTAAAACCGGAGAACCTGGCTACTTTTATCAATTATGGACTTAGTATTACCGGGTCAACCGACTTTACCAGTTGGTGGACTGGAACACAGTTTGCAAACCTGTTTCGGAATGAGTTCAATGTGGATGATAAAGGAAGCAGAACTACATTAAAAGGAACCAGTTTTACATTTGATTCACAGAACTCTTTTAAAGTCGGCGATAGCTGGAAGATCGAGCTTAATGGATTGTATAGGTCTAAAGAGCTTTCAGGTGTATTTACGACTAGAGGATATTACATGATTGCTGCGGGAGCAAAAAAAGACCTGATGCAAAACAAGGCTTCAATTAACCTGATGGTAAATGATATTTTCAAAAGTGTTCAGTACAAGGAATCGTCAAACTATGGGGGAATCAAGACTTATAGTTATGGCCGTCCGGATAGCCGCTCTGTAATTCTTTCCTTTTCTTATCGTTTTGGTGCAGGGCCCTCTGCAGAAAAAGTGCGGAGGACGGGAAGTCAGGAGCTGAAAGACAGAATAAAATGA
- a CDS encoding gluconokinase, with protein MEYILGIDIGTGSTKAVVLNMNYEPVDSFQEFYPSYSPIPGYSEQDPEVIWTAFTACIREIVARNGASPVVIGLSSAMHSLINVDQNGNPLAPMMTWADSRSSEIASRIKASDQGMKIYKTTGTPIHAMSPLCKVIWQAENNPELFKQTYKFISIKEYIWYRLFKEFKIDHSIASCTGLFDIKSLAWSTEALAMANLVPERLSVPVSTSYSRKDDWGVTFVIGASDGCLANIGSDATDPGIAALTIGTSGAVRISSKDPIFNEEAMTFSYLLDEQKYVCGGPVNNGGIALQWFLKHSLGREELSPEDYTSFFEKIETIPAGSAGLIFLPYLTGERAPTWDSESCGAFFGLRLHHRQGHFSRAVLEGICYALNDVLLAVEKYSEEIRQINVSGGFVHSRIWMEILADITGKDIVLLQTEDASAIGAAYMAIKAVGLQTEYPSSKNGKQTIKPNQQNHKLYVEMFRIYQQLYPGLKDSMHQLHLLGALS; from the coding sequence ATGGAATACATTCTGGGAATAGACATCGGTACGGGAAGTACAAAAGCTGTTGTACTGAACATGAATTATGAACCTGTGGATTCCTTCCAGGAATTTTATCCATCTTATTCACCAATCCCAGGTTATAGCGAGCAGGATCCTGAGGTAATCTGGACAGCTTTTACAGCTTGTATCCGTGAAATAGTAGCTAGAAATGGAGCAAGCCCGGTGGTGATCGGATTAAGCAGTGCAATGCACAGTCTTATTAATGTGGATCAGAATGGTAATCCTCTTGCTCCTATGATGACATGGGCTGATTCCCGTAGTTCAGAGATTGCATCGAGAATAAAAGCATCCGATCAGGGAATGAAGATTTATAAGACAACCGGAACACCGATTCATGCAATGTCTCCGCTTTGTAAGGTGATCTGGCAGGCGGAGAACAATCCGGAGTTATTTAAACAGACCTATAAATTTATCTCGATCAAGGAATACATCTGGTACCGGCTATTTAAAGAGTTCAAAATAGACCATTCAATAGCTTCCTGTACTGGATTATTTGATATAAAATCATTGGCCTGGAGTACTGAAGCCTTAGCGATGGCAAACCTTGTTCCGGAGCGTTTATCTGTTCCGGTTAGCACAAGTTACAGCAGGAAAGATGATTGGGGGGTAACATTTGTAATCGGCGCCAGTGATGGCTGTCTGGCTAATATCGGGAGCGACGCCACTGACCCGGGAATTGCAGCATTGACAATTGGAACAAGTGGCGCAGTGCGTATTTCCAGTAAAGACCCGATCTTTAACGAAGAGGCGATGACCTTCAGTTATCTTCTGGATGAACAGAAGTATGTTTGCGGCGGCCCGGTAAATAACGGGGGGATAGCGCTGCAATGGTTTCTTAAACATTCTTTAGGTAGAGAAGAACTCTCTCCTGAGGATTATACGTCTTTTTTTGAAAAAATTGAAACCATTCCGGCAGGGAGCGCAGGACTGATCTTTCTTCCTTATCTGACGGGTGAGCGAGCTCCGACATGGGATTCAGAAAGCTGCGGCGCTTTTTTTGGCCTTAGGCTTCATCACCGTCAGGGACACTTTTCCCGCGCAGTGCTGGAAGGGATTTGTTATGCGTTGAATGATGTGCTTCTTGCCGTAGAAAAATACTCCGAAGAGATCAGGCAAATCAATGTGAGTGGTGGCTTTGTACATTCCAGAATATGGATGGAAATCCTGGCTGATATTACCGGAAAGGATATTGTCCTCCTGCAAACAGAAGACGCCTCGGCTATTGGTGCAGCCTATATGGCCATAAAAGCAGTTGGGTTACAGACGGAATATCCTTCCTCTAAGAATGGCAAACAAACCATTAAGCCAAACCAGCAAAATCATAAGTTGTATGTAGAAATGTTTAGGATCTACCAACAGCTTTATCCAGGCCTGAAAGACAGTATGCATCAACTTCATCTTTTGGGTGCCCTTTCTTAA